In Gossypium arboreum isolate Shixiya-1 chromosome 6, ASM2569848v2, whole genome shotgun sequence, the following are encoded in one genomic region:
- the LOC108486419 gene encoding uncharacterized protein LOC108486419 → MGNVTSNVAAKLAFFPPDPPTYKVCREENGKLVMPGVTADKNMDVNLIDTKGGNKIVATFWRHPFARFTLLYSHANAADIGQMHELFYELRAHLRVNIMSYDYSGYGASSGKPTELNTYYDIEAVYNCLQKEYGVKQEDLILYGQSVGSGPTLHLAARLPKLRGVVLHSAILSGIRVLYPVKMTFWFDIFKNIDKIRRVTSPVLVMHVSMRPLIGLMGSDYGNFRRKSTSLYG, encoded by the exons ATGGGGAACGTAACGTCGAATGTGGCTGCAAAGCTTGCATTTTTCCCACCAGACCCACCGACGTATAAAGTTTGCAGGGAAGAAAATGGGAAGCTGGTCATGCCGGGGGTGACGGCTGACAAAAACATGGATGTCAATTTAATCGACACCAAAGGTGGGAACAAGATCGTGGCCACGTTTTGGAGACACCCTTTTGCCAGGTTCACCCTTTTGTATTCCCATGCCAATGCTGCTGATATTGGCCAAATGCATGAATTGTTTTATGAACTCAGAGCCCACCTTAGGGTCAATATTATGAG TTATGACTATTCAGGCTATGGAGCATCATCTGGCAAG CCGACTGAGCTCAACACATATTATGACATAGAGGCAGTGTACAATTGTTTGCAGAAGGAATACGGGGTTAAGCAGGAAGACTTAATACTTTACGGCCAATCCGTCGGAAGTGGACCAACTCTACACTTGGCTGCTCGTTTACCAAAACTACGAGGAGTCGTTCTTCATAGTGCTATCCTTTCCGGCATTCGAGTCTTGTATCCTGTTAAGATGACATTTTGGTTTGATATATTTAAA AATATAGACAAAATACGGCGGGTCACTTCTCCGGTTCTAGTTATGcatgtaagtat GAGACCGTTGATTGGTCTCATGGGAAGCGATTATGGGAACTTTCGAAGGAAAAGTACGAGCCTTTATGGGTGA